GCGGAACGAAGGTCTCCGATGACCGAACTGGATCAGGCGCGAGCCGTCGTCGATCGCGTTCCGGATTCGTCATCAGCACGCATCGCCCTGGCTCAGCGATTGCTCGAAGCCAAAGACTACGACGGCGCCATCGCCGAATCCAGGGCTGCCAGCCAGCTTGGCCGGCCGGATTATCGGATTCACAAATGTCTTGGCATCGCACTGGCTGCCACCGGTCAGCCGGCTTCCGGACACCGAGAACTGGAGCGCGCGTTTGAACTGCATCCCGATGATCCGCAGCTGCGATTCCATCTGGCAATGGGCTACATTCGTACCAATCAGCGCGATCTGGCGCTGCAGCACCTGACAGCTTCCGTGGAACTGGATCCGGAAGACCCGATCACTCGGTACAACCTTGGCGTGCTGTACATTGCTCTGGGAAATGAGCGGCAGGCTGTGGACGCACTTCGGACGGTCATCCGACTGAACCCCGACTTCGCCGAAGCGTACCGTCCGCTTGGCGAAAGCCTGCTGAGTCTCGGCGAAACCGAAGCCGCGCTGCAGGCCTTTCGCGACGGTGTGAAACGCAATCCCGACGACCACGACCTGGCTCAGCGACTGAAGGAAGCACAGGCCGCACCCGCAGTAGAAGACGGCTCCCGCGCACCGTCCGACTGACAGCCACCATTGCGGAACTTCGTTGCCGATCACACGGGTTCCGGATGTTCCCAGCCGCTGCGGTAGGACCGGCGAAGTCGCTGGTTGGCTTCCGGGTCGCCGATGACTTCGTGCTTCACCGGATCCCAGTGCAGAGTTCGCCCGAGTTCCAGCGACAGGTTCGCCAGGATGCAACTGGCCGTTGAGATATGGCCCTGCTCAATATCCGCCACCGGCCGTTCGCGCGAATCGATACATTCCAGGAAGTTCTTCATGTGAGCACGGATGGCCGGCGCGACATGCTTTTCCAGATCCTTTTCGGTCTTGTCGACGGGATACTGGTCAAGTTCCATCACGACGTCACCGTGAATTGGTTTGCCGCCGCCGGAGGGAATGAAGTCGTACTTGTGGACGCTCAGCTTCAGCGTTCCCTTGCTGCCATAAATCGTCGCTCCCCACGGATATTCGGGATCCGGAGCGTTGCCCCACGTGCGATGCTGCCAGATCACGGGAAAGTCCGGATGCTGAAACGTTGCCGTCTGAGTATCCGTGGTGTTTGCCTTCGCATCGGTCTGCACCAGAATGCCGCCGTTCGAACTGATGTGGGTCGGCCAGCCAAGGTTCAGCATCCAGCGAACCATGTCGTACATATGAATGCACATGTCGCCGACGATGCCGTTGCAGTATTCCATGAACACTCGCCAGCTTCTGGGATGCACCAGTTCGTTGTAAGGCCGCAACGGAGCCGGACCGGTCCACATTTCATAGTCCAGGTATTCCGGCGGCGTGGAATCCGGTGGGTTCGCCTGAGACCGCATGTGGTAGTAGCAGTAACATTCGACAAGCCCGATGTCGCCCAGCAGACCCTCATTGATGATGCGGTCCCGCGCTTCAATCAAATGCGGCGTGCTGCGGCGCTGAGTACCGACCTGAACGACTCGCCCGGTCTTGCGCGCCGTCGACAGCATCGCCTGCCCTTCCACGACATCGACGCTGATCGGTTTCTGAACCCAGACATCGAATCCTTTGTTCATCGCGGCAATCGCAGGCAGCGCGTGCCAGTGGTCGGGAGTCACGACCAGCATGATGTCGAACGGCTCCTGTTCCAGCATCTGCCGATAGTCGGAAAAAGTGCGCGGCGACTTTCCGGATTTCTGTCGCTGCGACGTCAGTTCTGCGGCTTCCGCCAGCATTCTGCTGTCGACATCGCACAGTCCGGTGACTTCCACGTCTTCAACCTGAAGCAGCCGGAACAAGTCACACTTGCCGTACCAGCCGGTTCCAATCAGCCCGACTCGCCGCGGAGCCGTTGCGGAACCTGCAAACAACCGAGGTGCCAGTCCCGCCACCGCCGCCGCGGAACCCGCCTGAAGAAATGTCCGTCGCTGCATGATCGATGGTCCCTGAATGAACGTGTGAAGATCGGTCGCCGCCATTCGCCGGTTGAACGCCCAAAGCGCAAGCAGAATCCCGAGCGGAACCGACTCTCGCATCGTAAACGCGCTACAGCCGGAATTCACGTCCGCCGGACGTTCGCTGGCCGGGAGTGTGTTCACGCGTCCGGCGAATCCGTCGAGCTCTCACGGACGGGCTGTAACTCCAATCGTGCGGTCGGCGACATTTTCGCGACCCGCAGGGACACAACTTCGCTTGTCACCGACGAGAAACCGGAATTCACCCGAAAAAACCAACGGACGATTCGCTGCGTTACTCGTACTGAATGGCCGTGACGATTATGCCCATTCAGTCAATGTGCGTTGTTGGATTCGGAAAACGGGTGGCACCGGAATACGACATTCCATGCGGTTGCGGAATCTGCGTCACCGACGCCCAATCACAGTCGACACCGGGAGGAGTGCCATGCAGCGAGATTTCCGTTTCGCGAGTCGAACCGCCGTTCCGGACTGACATTGTTGGAGTTGGTTGTTTGTATCTGTGTGGTGCTGGTCCTGCTGGCACTGTTGCTGCCTTCAATGAACCGGTCAGTCATTGATGCCCGCCGAACACAGTGTCTGAACAACCTCAAGAACATCGCCTTCGCACTTGAACCTGGCAACATCGCGCAACGGACGTCTGGCGGCTCAGGGGTACTATCCGAAAGTCGCGATTGACTCGTCCGGCAACATCACGGTGCTGAACGGACGAAGCTGGGTCGTGGAGTTGCTGCCACATCTTGGTCGCCAGGATCTGTTCGACAGTTGGAATCTCAATAGCGCGTGGGACAACGGCGTCGTTCCGGGGCCTGATGGAAGTTCCACGAACCGAGAGATCGCGGCAACTTACCTCCAGGTGCTGATATGTCCTCACGATGAGACAGTATTCCAACAGCCCGGCGGACTGAGCTACGTGGTGAACTGCGGCATCGGAGATCGGAACTTCACCGCGTTTTCGCGAGGCGACTTTTCCGATCGGTCGGATCTGGGTCACGCTTTTCAGATCGAACCATTTGACTGGGACGGAGACGGGATTCTTCCGCCCAACGATCCGGACGACATCGCGATCACTCGCGAGATGGGCGTGTTCTGGCCGGAATTCGGATTCTTCAGCGCCAGCTCCGACGACACAACAGAAACCGGCGACATATCCGGGAGTGCGAATTTCCAGGACATCCACGACGGGGCGAGCAATACCATCCTGCTGACCGAAAACGTGAACGCCGGCATGGCACCTGGCTCAACATTCAACTCGTGGGCGAATCCGCAGTTGTCGAATTGCGGATTTCTGTGGCCGGTCAAGCCCGCCGCGGTCAATCCGGCGATTGCCGGAACGGGTCTGCAAACAATCGTGGACGAATCGGCCGGCGATCCGCGAATCAACGCCATGAACGATGGTCAGCACGATGGCCAGGCTCCATTTCCGAACTCCATGCACTCCGGGATAGTCGTCGTCAGTTGGTGCAGCGGATCCGTCACGACGCTCAGCGAAGACATCGATCCGTCCGTCTACGTGCGTTTGCTGACTCCCGGCGGAATCCGGCCGCGAGATATTCCCGGATTCATGCCCGAAGCACCCGTCAGCGAAACCGATTTCTGACGCCGCATCCGCCGTGGCGCGGTCTTGCCGGTTCGGTCGACGGCAGCGGTGAAACGAAAAGCCCCGGCGTTTGTTGTGGACCGCATCGTTTCCCGGGCTATCCGATCGCGTTGCGGAAGCGGTCCAGTGCGGCTTCGACATTAGCGCGGCTGTTGAAAGCGCTGAGTCGGAAGTAGCCTTCGCCGGAAGCACCGAAGCCGCTGCCTGGTGTGCCGACCAGATGGCCTTTCTCCAGCAGCAGATCGAAGAACTGCCAGCTTGTGAGGTTACCGGGAGTCTTTAGCCAGACGTAGGGCGCGTTCTCGCCGCCGAACACCTCAATGCCGACCGCCTGCAGTCCCTCCCGCAGCAGGCGCGCGTTGGTCATGTAGAACGCAATCAGGTCCTTCATCTGTGCTCGCCCGGCTTCCGAATACGCGGCCGCCGCTCCTTTTTGAACCACGTAAGAAGCTCCGTTGAACTTGGTCGACTGGCGTCGATTCCACAACTGGTGCAGCGAGACGGAACTTCCGTCCGACGCCGTGACTTTCAGATCTTTCGGCACCACCGTGAACGCACAGCGGACGCCGGTGAAGCCGATGTTCTTGCTGAAACTGCGGAACTCAATCGCCACCTCCCGCGCACCATCGATTTCAAAAATCGAATGAGGAATCTCCGGGTCGGAAATGAACGCTTCGTAAGCGGCGTCGAACAGGATGATCGCCCCATGGACCTTCGCGTAGTCGACCCACTTCTGCAGCATTGCGCGCGACGCGACGGTGCCCGTGGGATTGTTGGGATAGCACAGGTAGATCAGATCGACCGGTTCCGACGGCAGTTCCGGCACGAAGTTGTTTTCCGCGTTGACCGGCAGATAGACCAGCCCGGAGTAACGGCCGTTGTCGTCGACCGGTCCCGTATGGCCCGCCATCACGTTTGTGTCGACATACACCGGATAGACCGGATCCGTGATCGCAATGCGGTTGTCGTTGCCGAAGATGTCCAGGATGTTGCCGGTGTCACATTTGGAGCCGTCGGAAATGAAAATCTCGTCGGCCGACACGTTGATTCCGCGAGCCTGATAGTCCTGAGCGGCAATCGGGTCGCGCAGAAACGCGTAGCCCTGTTCCGGTCCGTAACCGTGAAAAGTGGATCGGCTGGCCATGTCGTCAACGGCCGAATGCATCGCGTCGATGACAGCCGCCGGCAGTGGTTCCGTGACGTCGCCGATCCCCAGCCGAATAATCTGAGCATCCGGATGAGCTTCCGAAAACGCTTTGACGCGACGGGCAATCTCCGGAAACAGATATCCGGCTTTCAGTTTCAGGTAGTTTTCGTTGATGTG
This is a stretch of genomic DNA from Planctomycetaceae bacterium. It encodes these proteins:
- a CDS encoding Gfo/Idh/MocA family oxidoreductase — protein: MNTLPASERPADVNSGCSAFTMRESVPLGILLALWAFNRRMAATDLHTFIQGPSIMQRRTFLQAGSAAAVAGLAPRLFAGSATAPRRVGLIGTGWYGKCDLFRLLQVEDVEVTGLCDVDSRMLAEAAELTSQRQKSGKSPRTFSDYRQMLEQEPFDIMLVVTPDHWHALPAIAAMNKGFDVWVQKPISVDVVEGQAMLSTARKTGRVVQVGTQRRSTPHLIEARDRIINEGLLGDIGLVECYCYYHMRSQANPPDSTPPEYLDYEMWTGPAPLRPYNELVHPRSWRVFMEYCNGIVGDMCIHMYDMVRWMLNLGWPTHISSNGGILVQTDAKANTTDTQTATFQHPDFPVIWQHRTWGNAPDPEYPWGATIYGSKGTLKLSVHKYDFIPSGGGKPIHGDVVMELDQYPVDKTEKDLEKHVAPAIRAHMKNFLECIDSRERPVADIEQGHISTASCILANLSLELGRTLHWDPVKHEVIGDPEANQRLRRSYRSGWEHPEPV
- a CDS encoding DUF1559 domain-containing protein translates to MNLATSRNGRLAAQGYYPKVAIDSSGNITVLNGRSWVVELLPHLGRQDLFDSWNLNSAWDNGVVPGPDGSSTNREIAATYLQVLICPHDETVFQQPGGLSYVVNCGIGDRNFTAFSRGDFSDRSDLGHAFQIEPFDWDGDGILPPNDPDDIAITREMGVFWPEFGFFSASSDDTTETGDISGSANFQDIHDGASNTILLTENVNAGMAPGSTFNSWANPQLSNCGFLWPVKPAAVNPAIAGTGLQTIVDESAGDPRINAMNDGQHDGQAPFPNSMHSGIVVVSWCSGSVTTLSEDIDPSVYVRLLTPGGIRPRDIPGFMPEAPVSETDF
- a CDS encoding LL-diaminopimelate aminotransferase, producing MVHINENYLKLKAGYLFPEIARRVKAFSEAHPDAQIIRLGIGDVTEPLPAAVIDAMHSAVDDMASRSTFHGYGPEQGYAFLRDPIAAQDYQARGINVSADEIFISDGSKCDTGNILDIFGNDNRIAITDPVYPVYVDTNVMAGHTGPVDDNGRYSGLVYLPVNAENNFVPELPSEPVDLIYLCYPNNPTGTVASRAMLQKWVDYAKVHGAIILFDAAYEAFISDPEIPHSIFEIDGAREVAIEFRSFSKNIGFTGVRCAFTVVPKDLKVTASDGSSVSLHQLWNRRQSTKFNGASYVVQKGAAAAYSEAGRAQMKDLIAFYMTNARLLREGLQAVGIEVFGGENAPYVWLKTPGNLTSWQFFDLLLEKGHLVGTPGSGFGASGEGYFRLSAFNSRANVEAALDRFRNAIG